The genomic segment GCCGGTGAAGGCGGTGCTGATGAACCTGGTGTCGATCGGTGCCTCGTTCGGGGTGGTGGTCTGGATCTTCCAGGACGGGCACCTGGCCGACTGGCTCGGGTTCACCCCCACCGGCTTCATCGAGCCGAGCAACCCGATCCTGATGCTGGCCGTGCTGTTCGGGCTCGCCACCGACTACGAGGTGTTCCTGCTCTCCCGGGTCCGGGAGGAGTGGGACCGCACCGGCGACAACCGATACGCCGTCGCCGCCGGCCTGCAGCACACCGGCCGGATCATCACCGCCGCCGCGTTGCTGCTGGTCGTGGTGGTGGCCGGCTTCGCGACCGGCGGGATCACCTTCATCAAGCTGATCGGGATCGGCATGATCGTGGCGATCGTGGTGGACGCCACGCTGGTCCGGGCGCTGCTGGTGCCGGCCACCATGCGGCTGCTCGGCCGCTGGAACTGGTGGGCACCCGGCCCGCTGGCCCGCTTCTACCGCCGGTACGGCATCCACGAGCCGGCCGCCGCCGGGCCCGACGCCGGCCGGACCGAGGTCGCCGTCCGCTGATCACGGCCAGCTCAGCCGCAGGTTACCCGCCGTTAACTACCAACTGGAGATAGTCGATGTCCCGGCGGTGACGGATCGCCGGGACATCGATCCAGCTTGGAGGTAGACGTGGAGCGTCGCACCGTACTGCGGGCGGCCGCCGTCGGGGCCACCGTGGGGGCCGGTAGCGCGGCCTTCTCCGGGGCACTGTGGCAGCAGGCGTTCGCCGGCCCCGCCCAGACCGGCCCGAGCCCGTACGGGGACCTGCGGGCCGCCGACGCCAACGGTGTCGCGTTGCCGGCCGGGTTCACCAGCCGGGTCATCGGCCGGTCCCGGCAGCGGGTGGCCGGCACGTCCTACGTCTGGCACGACGCGCCGGACGGCGGGGCCTGCTTCCCCGACGGAGACGGCTGGATCTACGTCTCCAACTCGGAGATCCCCTTCCTCGGCGGCGTGGGCGCGGTCCGGTTCGGCGCGGACGGCGCGATCGTCGACGCGTACCGGGTGTTGTTCGGCACGAACGTCAACTGCGCCGGTGGCGCGACCCCGTGGGGCACCTGGCTCTCCTGCGAGGAGGTGCCGCTCGGCCGGGTCTTCGAGACCTTCCCCCGGGGCGGGCAGGACGCGGTCGCCCGGACCCGGATGGGCCGCTTCAAGCACGAGGCGGCGGCCTGCGACCCGGACCGCCAGGTGGTCTACCTGACCGAGGACGAGGGCGACGGCTGCTTCTACCGCTTCGTCCCCGACCGGTGGGGCGACCTGTCGGCCGGTCGGCTGGAGGTGCTCTGCGCGGGCGCCGACGTGACCGCCGGCCCGGTCAGCTGGCGGCCGGTCCCGGACCGGGACGGCTTCCCGGTGCCGACCCGGTGGCAGGTCGGCGCGGCGAAACACTTCGACGGTGGCGAGGGCTGCTACTACACCGACGGGATCTGCTATTTCACCACCAAGGGCGACAACCGGGTCTGGGCGTACGACGCGGTCGGCCAGCGGATCGACCTGGCGTACGACGATTCGCTGCTGCCGCCGGGCACGGCCCCGCTGACCGGGGTGGACAACATCACCGGGTCGGCGGCCGGTGACCTGTTCGTGGCCGAGGACGGCGGCAACATGGAGATCAACGTGATCACGCCGGCCGGGGTGGTGGCGCCCTTCCTGCGGCTCACCGGCCAGTCCGAGTCGGAGATCACCGGGCCGGCGTTCTCGCCGGACGGCTCCCGGCTGTACTTCTCCTCGCAGCGCGGCACCTCCGGACAGTCCAGCGGCGGCATCACGTACGAGGTGCGGGGTCCGTTCCGGAGTTGAGCATCGGGGCGGCCGGTCGGCGGCGCCGCCGCCACCGGCTCAGGGCGAGGGTGGCCGAGTAGCCGGCCAGCACGATCACGTGGAAGAGGTAGAGCCAGAGCAGGACGGCCACCCCCGCCCCCACCTCCTCGAACCCGCCGAACGGCAGGCCGAGGTCCAGTGGCAGCGAGCAGAACAGCACGAAGCCGTGCAGGAAACCGGAGAGGTTCGCCGCGGTGAACGAGCCGAGCCCGACGGTGCTCAGCCAGTCCGGCCGCCCCGGCCCGACCACCCGGAACACCCAGATCAGCACCGGCGTCAGCACCAGCCAGACCGCCAGGAACGACAGCACCACACCGAGGGCGGCCTGCCAGCCGCCCTGCCGGAACAGCCGGGTGGTCAGCGGCAGGGCCAGCAGGATCGACAGCAGCAGCGCCGGGGCCGGGGCGAGCAGCGGGAGCAGCAGCAGCCGGCCGCGCCAGCCGACCAGCGACTCGTCCGGGCCGGGCGGGTCGGCGACCGAGACGAACGCCCGACGCAGCCCTTCGCCGTACAGCGAGGCGGGCAGCAGGGCCGCGAGCGCGAAGGCGGGGGTCAGGTGCAGGCCGGCGTCGATCAGGGCGGCCGTCGCGCGATCCGCGCCGATCGCGTCCGGCAGGGTCTCGATGGCGTACGCGGTCAGCTGCCGGACCCGGTCGGCGCCGGCGGCCAGCCCGGTCAGCCAGATGGCCAGCAGCGCCACCGGCACCACCGCGATCGCGGAGTAGAAGGTGATCGCCGCCGCGTGCAGCGACAGGTCGCGGCCCCGCACGGGCCGGAAGGCCGCCCGGGAGATCCGCCGCACCCGCTGCCAGCCCAGACCCATGCCGCTGTCTTTCCCCGTCACCGGCCGGCCTACTCCATGAAGATCATTTCGGCAGGCCGGCGCCCTGGGGCCGTTGATCGACGGGTGGGAACGTCTCCGGGCGGCGTGTGGAGCAGGCAGACTGGTCCGGGCAAGGGGGTAGCCTGAACCCGCACGACGTCCGTTGAGGTGGTGAGACGTGTGGCCCAGCCGGCGATGATGCCCGAGCCCTCAGTGGGGCGCGAGCCGTCATTCGACGTACTCCGCTGGCGCGATGAGCCCTGGACCGCCCAGCTAGCTCTCGATCTGTTGCCGGAGACCAACGGCCCCAAGGTCGAGGTCCTGAGCGGAAGCGTGATTGTGACACCACACGCGGGGTTCGACCATCAGAGCGCTGAATTGGATCTCGCCTACCTGCTCAAGCAGTCGGCTCGGCGGGCCAAGCTCTGGCTCTACCACGAGGTCAACATCATCTCCGGGGATGACCTGTTCATTCCCGATATCGCGGTGCTGCGATCGTCCGGCGGCGGCCGGGCGTCGATGGACATCGGCGAGGCGGTGCTGCTCGGCGAGATCGTCTCGCCGGGCAGCCGCCGCAAGGACGTGATCGACCGGCCGCGCGAGTACGCCGCCGCCGGCGTGCCGTTCTTCCTCCGGGTCGACCTGCGTAACCGGGTTCCCGCGATGGCTCTCTATGAGCTGGTGGACCGGGAGTACACCCCGGTCGCGGCTGCCGCAGCCGGTGGGCGGTTCGTGATGACCCAACCGTTCGACTTCGCCATCGATCCGGCGGACCTGCTCGACGGCGAGGATCCGGACGGGTCGTCCGGCGGCGGGTGAGGGTTGCCGGTTGACCGGGGGTGGATCATCGATCTCATGGTGGTGATCGAGACCGACCGGTTGGTGATCGGGCCGTGGACGGAGGAGCCGGCCGAGTTGGCCAGGTTCTTCGACATCTACTCCCGCTGGGAGGTGGCCCGCTGGCTCGGGGCGCAGCCCCGCGTGTTGACCGACCCCGCGCAGGCGTTGCCGGCGATCCGGCGGTGGAACGGGCTCTACCCGGACGACCGGTACGGCATCTGGGCGGTGCGGCCGCGCGACGGTGGCCCGGTGGCCGGCACCGTGCTGCTCAAGCCGCTGCCGGGCCGCGACGACCAGCCCACCGACGAGATCGAGGTGGGCTGGCACCTGCATCCCGACTCGTGGGGGCGCGGCTACGCCACCGAGGCGGCCCGGGGGGTGGTCGACCGGGCGTTCGCGACCGGTCTCGCGGAGGTCTACGCGGTGGTGAAGCCGGACAATGTGGCGTCGATCGCGGTGACCCGACGACTCGGCATGACCCCGCTCGGCCCGCGTACCGACTGGTACGGCGGCGTCGAGGTGGCCGCCTTCCGGCTCGCCGCCCACCGGCGGTGAGGCGGGTCGGGGGCGAGCGGGCGGCGTTCAGTCGGGGCGATCGTCGCCGGCGGACGCCCGCGACCCGTCGAGACGCTCCAGTGGCGCGGCGACGACGCTGAAGTTCCAGGCGCCGTAACCCTGGTCGAGGCGGGCCTGCAGATCGTCGCGGAGGATCGACAGGTGCGACAGGTTCAGGCCCAGCTCCTCGGCCTGCGCCACCGCGAATCTGATGTCCTTGGCGGCCAGGGCCAGCGCGAACTTCGGGGCGTGGTCGTCGGCCACCAGCGACGCGCCGAACCGGCGCAGCATGGCCGAGTCGGCGCTCGAGGTCATCATGCTGCGCACGGCGACCATCGGGTCCACCCCGGCCGCCCGCGCGAACGCGACACCCTCGCCGATCGCGGCCATGGTCAGGATGTGCACGATCTGGTTGCACAGCTTCATCGCCGCGCCCTGGCCGACCTCGCCCAGGTAGTAGAGGTCGGCCGCCAGCGCCTCGAGCAACCCGCGGGCCGGCGGGCTGACCTGTTCGGGCCGGGCGCCGGCCCAGATCGTCAGCGCGCCCCGCCCCGCGTCGTCGATGGATCCGGAGACCGGCGCGTCGACGTACCGGATGCCTCGGGCGGCCAGCGTCTCGGCGGTGGCGCGGGCGGCGGCCGGGTTGCCGGTGGTGAAGTCGACGACGTCGGCGACCCGGCCGGCGGTCAGGCCACCCACGGCTTCGTCGACGTCCGCCGGCGTCGGCAGACAGACCCCGCACACCTCCAGGGCGGCGTCGCCGTCGCCGAGCGGCGTCGCCCCCCGGGCCAGCAGGTCCTCGGTGGCCTGGCGCGCGTGGTTGCCCACCGGCAGGACCAGGTCGTGCCCCCGGCTCAGCAGTGCCTCGGCCATCGGACGCCCGAACTTCCCGAGACCGATCCAGAGAATGCGCATCTGCGATCCTGACCTTTCAGACGGTGCCGTGAGCGCCGACGTCGGCCGGCACGCGCTTCGCGATCCGCAGGCTGAGCCGCTTCGCGGCCTCCTGGGCCAGGGCGACCGCCTCCTTCGCGCTGGCCGCGCTGACCCGCACCTGTGCCACCCGGGAGTCCGAGCTCGCCAGCGGCTCCACCGGGTCGCCGAGGCTCAGCAACTCGGTGACGACGACCGAGGAGCCCACGGCCTCGGCGTCGCGGACCCCGTCCAGTCCCGCGAACGTTCCCGGCTCCGGCGAGGCCACGAACCAGACGGCCTCCGCGGTGCCGCTCGGCTGGCTGTTCGCCAGCCGGTCCTGGACGGACTCGCCGAGGACGAGTTCGACCGCCGCCGCCGAGATGTTCACCCCGCTGACGATCGAGGCCATCTCGCCGATGTCGTCCCCGCCCATCCGGGCATGTGTCTCCAGGATCCGCGGCCCCCGCGGGGTGAGGACCAGTTCGGTGTGGGTGACGCTGTCGGTGACCCCGAGCACGTCGAGAAGCGCGACGACGTAGTCGCGGATGGTGTCGCTCTCGGCCGCGGAGATCGGCGCGGGTACGACGTGACCGAGTTCGACGAAGGTCGCCGGATCGGAGAACTTCTGGGTGATGGCGAGCACCGAGGTGACCCCGCCCTGACTGACCGACTCGACGCTGAACTGCGGCCCGGTCAGGAAGGGCTCCACGATGACCCCGCGGCCGCCGGGGTCGGGATCGTACGGCGACTCCGGCCGGGCGGCCCGGTGGAACGCCTCGGCCAGGTCGCTGGCCGCGGTCACCCTCGACACACCGAGGCTGCCGGAGCCGGCGGCCGGCTTGACGATCCAGGCCGCCGGTTCGGGGCCGCCGGTGACGATGCGGGCGAGTTCGTCCACGTCGGCGACCGGATATGCCCGCACCTCCTCCAGCCCGGCCCGGACGAGGTGGGCGCGCATCCGCTCCTTGTCGACGATGCGGATGGCCACCTCCGGCGTCGGGACGCCCGGCAGGTCGAGCGCCCCGGCGATCCGCGACGCCAGCAGGGCCAGCGGCTCTCCCAGGCAGGCGACGGCATCGAACGGGTCGGTCGCGTGGATCATCCGTGCCAGGCCGATCAGCATCTCGTCGGGCTCGTCACCCTGGATCGCGATGACCCGGGCGTGATGGTCCAGGCCCCGGAATCTGGCCAGCAGTGCCCGGAGCGTGAGGAAGGTCGTCCGCGTCTCCGGTCGGTTCGCCCTGAAGGCGCCGTTGCCGCCGCCGACGAGCAGGACGTGGTGGCGCTTCTCAGTCATTGTCGTCTCCAAGCGCTCGTAGCACGCCGAGCGCACCCAGCCCGGTCACGGCCATGAAGATGGCCCATCCCGCGGGCGTCGCCACCAGCACCGCGGTGAGCGCGGACGGGCCGACGATCCGCTGGGTCGAGTCGCCGAGGCTGAACACGCCGAGGTAGCGGCCGATGGCGGCCGCCGGGGCCAGCCGGTGGGACGCCTCGAAGACCGCCACCTCCTGCAGGTTCTCCCCGAGGGTCAGCGCCAGGATGGCCGCCACCGCCAGCGCGATGGCGGCGGCCGTGGTGTCGACGACGCTCGCCGCCCAGAACAGGGCGCCGCAGCCGAGCAGCGCCGCCCCCGCCCAGCGGATCAGGCGTCCTGCGTTGCGCAGGCCGGTGCCGAGTTCGGACAGCGGCGGCTGCAGCGCCATCGTGGCCACCGAGTTCAGGGCGAGCAGGATGCCGAGCAGCTCGGCGGGGAACCGCTGATGGGTGGCGACCCAGAGCGGGAAGACGACGAACAGCACGGTGGTGTGGGCCGACATCAACGCGTCGCCGGCGGTGAGGCTGAGGTAGCGCAGGTCGGTCCAGGGATTCGTGGCCGGTGCCGGCCGCTCAGCCCGCCGGGCCGGCGGTGCCGGGGCCGGCGGTGCCGGCTGCGGCGCCGGGGCCGGCAACGGCCGCCGGATCGCGGGCAGCCGGGCGAGGGCGCCGAGGAGCAGCAGGAAACTCACGGCGTTGACCAGGAAGGCGGCCTGGTAGGCCGGCTTCGTGTCGACGGCGAGGAACAGGGACGCGACCAGCAGACCGACGGAGAGGCCGGCGTTGCGACAGGTACGGACCGCCGCTGTCGTTCGGTTCCGTTCGTCGGCCTCGAAGCCGGCGACGAGGTAGGAGAGCTGCGCGTTGCTGGTGGCCCGGTCCAGGGGGGTGAGGAAGAGCGCCAGGAGGGCGTACGACCAGAGCGAGTCCACCAGCACGAACGCGCCGTAGCCGACCATCCGGAGGGCCACCGTGGTCCGCCATACCGGCAGCGGACTGGCCCGGTCGGCGAGGTACCCGGCCAGGTACGGGGCCAGCAGCGCGGCGACCCCCGACGCCCCCACCACCAGACCCACCTGGCCGGGGCTGACGCCGGCGAACCGGACCAGGTAGAGGGGGAGGACGCTGAGGTGCAGGCCGGCGCCGAGCATGTCGACGAATCCGGCCATCGCGATGGTCCGGCCCGGGCCACGGCGACCGAGGTACCGCTCGACCAGGGTGAGCCGCCGCAGTTGTGTCCCGCTCATTCCACGTGGATCGGGTATCGCGCGACAAGCGTCCGCGCGCGTTCCACCAGGGCCTGTTCGGACTGGGCCGCGAAGACCACGACCGCGGTCCAGGTGGCCGTCGAGACGCCGACCTCGTAGTGGGCGCCGACCTTCGCCGGTACGGACGCGAAGAGCACGTCGGGCTCGGCCGAGAGCCGGTCCGGGACCGGCAACCCGGTGATGGTGCCGGACCGGGTCGGGATCAGGTTGAGCAGGCCGACGACCGGGCTCGGGACCCGGCGCCATGGCAGCTTGCCGAGATCGTCACCGAGCCCCTGGGCGAGCGTCTGCATCCGCAGGTTGACCCCGCAGTACGCCCCGACCAGATCGGCGATGTTGCCCCCGCCGATGCGGCTGGCGATCTCGGAGAAGACCAGCCCGTCCGGGGTCCAGGTGCTCTCGGCCGGGTCGGCGAAGAACTCGAAGTGAACCGGCCCGTCGGTCAGGCCGGCCTCCCGGATGAAGCGGGTCAGTCCCTCGCGGACGGCTTCGTACGGCCGTGGGTGGGTCTGCTCGTCGAGTCCGATGGAGAGGTCCGGCCCCGCCCCGGCCCGCAGGTCCCGCGGGTTGACCAGGTAGCGCGACACCAGGATGGAGACGATCCGGCCGCCGTCGAGGAGCGCGTCGGCGTGGTACTCGGCCCCGGGCACGAACCGCTCGCAGACGAACATGTCCGTCGCGGACGGCACCTTGCCGTCGAACGCCCGTCGGGCGTAGTCGGCGAGCTGCTCCGGCGACTCGATGACGTCGGTGTGCTGGGTGCCGAAACCGTTGACGGGCTTGGCCACCAGTGGAAAACCCACCTGCTCGGCGACCCGGGCGAGGTCGTCGGCGACCCGATCGGCGTGCACGGTCTCCCAGTTGGTGACGCGGAGGCCGGCCTTGGCCGCGAGGTTCTTCATCACCCGCTTGTCGCGGGTGGCCAGCACGACGGAGAGCGGGTTCGGCGTGGCTGACAGGGCGGTACGCAGGTAACCGGCGGCGAACTGGGTGAGTTCCGTCGGCGAGTAGACCATGCGGACGTCCACCCCGCTGGCGATCAGGTCGCCGGCGATCAGGCTCAGTCCCGCCATGTCCGACCAGGATTCGACGCGGTAGATCCGGGAGTACCTGCCGGCCAGGGCCGCGGGCACGTCCGCCTCGATCAGATCGATGAGCACCACGTCGGTGTCGCTGTCCAGCAGTTCCCGGCCCCAGTACGCGGAGTGGCGCAGCATCAGGGTGGTCATGGAGATCCTTTCCGCGCGGTCGCCCGGTGGCCAGGAGGCGGGTGGGCTAGGCCCGTGCCAGGCCCGGAATGACACACGATTCCGAGGGCGGCTGCTCCTGCTCGAGGAATACGGTCTGTGCCATCATGTTGATCTTCCCGATCCGTTCCCGGAAGATCTCGATGGACTCCTCGGGGTGGATGGTGTCGATCACGGCGTTGGGGCCCATGGCGTTGAACTGGTGC from the Solwaraspora sp. WMMD1047 genome contains:
- a CDS encoding alkaline phosphatase PhoX, with amino-acid sequence MERRTVLRAAAVGATVGAGSAAFSGALWQQAFAGPAQTGPSPYGDLRAADANGVALPAGFTSRVIGRSRQRVAGTSYVWHDAPDGGACFPDGDGWIYVSNSEIPFLGGVGAVRFGADGAIVDAYRVLFGTNVNCAGGATPWGTWLSCEEVPLGRVFETFPRGGQDAVARTRMGRFKHEAAACDPDRQVVYLTEDEGDGCFYRFVPDRWGDLSAGRLEVLCAGADVTAGPVSWRPVPDRDGFPVPTRWQVGAAKHFDGGEGCYYTDGICYFTTKGDNRVWAYDAVGQRIDLAYDDSLLPPGTAPLTGVDNITGSAAGDLFVAEDGGNMEINVITPAGVVAPFLRLTGQSESEITGPAFSPDGSRLYFSSQRGTSGQSSGGITYEVRGPFRS
- a CDS encoding NAD(P)-dependent oxidoreductase, yielding MRILWIGLGKFGRPMAEALLSRGHDLVLPVGNHARQATEDLLARGATPLGDGDAALEVCGVCLPTPADVDEAVGGLTAGRVADVVDFTTGNPAAARATAETLAARGIRYVDAPVSGSIDDAGRGALTIWAGARPEQVSPPARGLLEALAADLYYLGEVGQGAAMKLCNQIVHILTMAAIGEGVAFARAAGVDPMVAVRSMMTSSADSAMLRRFGASLVADDHAPKFALALAAKDIRFAVAQAEELGLNLSHLSILRDDLQARLDQGYGAWNFSVVAAPLERLDGSRASAGDDRPD
- a CDS encoding ATP-grasp domain-containing protein, which encodes MTEKRHHVLLVGGGNGAFRANRPETRTTFLTLRALLARFRGLDHHARVIAIQGDEPDEMLIGLARMIHATDPFDAVACLGEPLALLASRIAGALDLPGVPTPEVAIRIVDKERMRAHLVRAGLEEVRAYPVADVDELARIVTGGPEPAAWIVKPAAGSGSLGVSRVTAASDLAEAFHRAARPESPYDPDPGGRGVIVEPFLTGPQFSVESVSQGGVTSVLAITQKFSDPATFVELGHVVPAPISAAESDTIRDYVVALLDVLGVTDSVTHTELVLTPRGPRILETHARMGGDDIGEMASIVSGVNISAAAVELVLGESVQDRLANSQPSGTAEAVWFVASPEPGTFAGLDGVRDAEAVGSSVVVTELLSLGDPVEPLASSDSRVAQVRVSAASAKEAVALAQEAAKRLSLRIAKRVPADVGAHGTV
- a CDS encoding Uma2 family endonuclease → MRRVAQPAMMPEPSVGREPSFDVLRWRDEPWTAQLALDLLPETNGPKVEVLSGSVIVTPHAGFDHQSAELDLAYLLKQSARRAKLWLYHEVNIISGDDLFIPDIAVLRSSGGGRASMDIGEAVLLGEIVSPGSRRKDVIDRPREYAAAGVPFFLRVDLRNRVPAMALYELVDREYTPVAAAAAGGRFVMTQPFDFAIDPADLLDGEDPDGSSGGG
- a CDS encoding YhjD/YihY/BrkB family envelope integrity protein — its product is MGLGWQRVRRISRAAFRPVRGRDLSLHAAAITFYSAIAVVPVALLAIWLTGLAAGADRVRQLTAYAIETLPDAIGADRATAALIDAGLHLTPAFALAALLPASLYGEGLRRAFVSVADPPGPDESLVGWRGRLLLLPLLAPAPALLLSILLALPLTTRLFRQGGWQAALGVVLSFLAVWLVLTPVLIWVFRVVGPGRPDWLSTVGLGSFTAANLSGFLHGFVLFCSLPLDLGLPFGGFEEVGAGVAVLLWLYLFHVIVLAGYSATLALSRWRRRRRPAAPMLNSGTDPAPRT
- a CDS encoding ATP-grasp domain-containing protein, whose protein sequence is MTTLMLRHSAYWGRELLDSDTDVVLIDLIEADVPAALAGRYSRIYRVESWSDMAGLSLIAGDLIASGVDVRMVYSPTELTQFAAGYLRTALSATPNPLSVVLATRDKRVMKNLAAKAGLRVTNWETVHADRVADDLARVAEQVGFPLVAKPVNGFGTQHTDVIESPEQLADYARRAFDGKVPSATDMFVCERFVPGAEYHADALLDGGRIVSILVSRYLVNPRDLRAGAGPDLSIGLDEQTHPRPYEAVREGLTRFIREAGLTDGPVHFEFFADPAESTWTPDGLVFSEIASRIGGGNIADLVGAYCGVNLRMQTLAQGLGDDLGKLPWRRVPSPVVGLLNLIPTRSGTITGLPVPDRLSAEPDVLFASVPAKVGAHYEVGVSTATWTAVVVFAAQSEQALVERARTLVARYPIHVE
- a CDS encoding GNAT family N-acetyltransferase, with amino-acid sequence MVVIETDRLVIGPWTEEPAELARFFDIYSRWEVARWLGAQPRVLTDPAQALPAIRRWNGLYPDDRYGIWAVRPRDGGPVAGTVLLKPLPGRDDQPTDEIEVGWHLHPDSWGRGYATEAARGVVDRAFATGLAEVYAVVKPDNVASIAVTRRLGMTPLGPRTDWYGGVEVAAFRLAAHRR
- a CDS encoding MFS transporter; its protein translation is MSGTQLRRLTLVERYLGRRGPGRTIAMAGFVDMLGAGLHLSVLPLYLVRFAGVSPGQVGLVVGASGVAALLAPYLAGYLADRASPLPVWRTTVALRMVGYGAFVLVDSLWSYALLALFLTPLDRATSNAQLSYLVAGFEADERNRTTAAVRTCRNAGLSVGLLVASLFLAVDTKPAYQAAFLVNAVSFLLLLGALARLPAIRRPLPAPAPQPAPPAPAPPARRAERPAPATNPWTDLRYLSLTAGDALMSAHTTVLFVVFPLWVATHQRFPAELLGILLALNSVATMALQPPLSELGTGLRNAGRLIRWAGAALLGCGALFWAASVVDTTAAAIALAVAAILALTLGENLQEVAVFEASHRLAPAAAIGRYLGVFSLGDSTQRIVGPSALTAVLVATPAGWAIFMAVTGLGALGVLRALGDDND